One Streptomyces sp. SAI-135 DNA segment encodes these proteins:
- a CDS encoding MoxR family ATPase, with protein sequence MPMTSPAPAPASQLDVAADLLTLLRDSTTEPRPDSQLEALTLAVAADLPVLLWGEPGIGKTAALTQLAETLDLPLTTVIASVHEPSDFSGLPVVGDAPATQGVPMAPPDWAVRLVRAGRGLLFLDELSTAPPAVQAALLRLVLERRIGTLRLPPAVRIVAAANPRSSAADGWELSPPLANRFVHLQWTHDHEVVVRGLGGTWPRATLPRLDPSRLREAVEFARRAVCGLLAARPTLVHRLPAGETRRGGPWPSPRSWDMTLSLVAFATAAGSARDVLSLLVRGTVGDGPGLELLASLDRLDLPDPEDVLADPAGAVLPERGDLRQAVLDGVVAAVRARPDRARWDSAWAVLARALETGAPDLVVVPATTLASLRQQDWDVPETIERLAGTVALSRRADRAAVASEARR encoded by the coding sequence ATGCCCATGACATCCCCCGCCCCCGCCCCCGCGTCCCAACTCGACGTCGCCGCCGATCTGTTGACCCTGTTGCGCGACTCCACCACCGAACCGCGCCCCGACTCCCAGCTGGAGGCCCTCACCCTGGCCGTGGCCGCCGATCTGCCGGTCCTGCTGTGGGGTGAGCCCGGCATCGGCAAGACCGCGGCCCTGACCCAGCTCGCCGAGACCCTGGACCTGCCGCTGACCACGGTGATCGCCAGCGTGCACGAGCCCTCCGACTTCTCGGGCCTGCCCGTGGTCGGGGACGCTCCCGCCACCCAGGGCGTGCCGATGGCCCCGCCGGACTGGGCCGTGCGGCTGGTGCGGGCCGGGCGGGGGCTGCTGTTCCTGGACGAGTTGTCCACCGCGCCGCCCGCCGTCCAGGCCGCGCTGCTCAGGCTGGTCCTGGAGCGGCGCATCGGCACGCTGCGACTGCCGCCCGCGGTGCGGATCGTGGCCGCCGCCAATCCCCGGTCCTCGGCGGCCGACGGCTGGGAACTGAGCCCACCGCTGGCCAACCGGTTCGTCCATCTCCAGTGGACCCACGACCACGAGGTCGTCGTCCGCGGTCTCGGCGGGACCTGGCCGCGGGCCACCCTGCCGCGGCTCGATCCGAGCAGGTTGCGCGAGGCCGTGGAGTTCGCCCGCCGCGCGGTGTGCGGACTGCTCGCCGCGCGGCCCACGCTCGTGCACCGGCTGCCCGCCGGCGAGACCCGGCGGGGCGGTCCCTGGCCGTCGCCGCGGAGCTGGGACATGACACTGTCCCTGGTCGCGTTCGCGACCGCGGCCGGATCCGCGCGGGACGTGCTCTCCCTGCTGGTCCGGGGCACGGTGGGCGACGGCCCCGGCCTCGAGCTGCTGGCGAGCCTGGACCGGCTGGACCTGCCGGACCCGGAGGACGTGCTGGCCGATCCCGCGGGGGCTGTCCTGCCCGAGCGGGGAGACCTGCGGCAGGCCGTGCTCGACGGCGTGGTGGCGGCCGTACGCGCACGTCCTGACCGGGCCCGCTGGGACTCGGCGTGGGCGGTGCTGGCGCGGGCGCTGGAGACCGGCGCCCCGGACCTGGTGGTCGTGCCCGCGACCACGCTGGCCTCGCTGCGGCAGCAGGACTGGGACGTGCCGGAGACGATCGAGAGGCTCGCCGGGACGGTGGCGCTGTCGCGGCGGGCGGACCGGGCGGCGGTCGCCTCCGAGGCCCGGCGATGA